One part of the Prunus persica cultivar Lovell chromosome G5, Prunus_persica_NCBIv2, whole genome shotgun sequence genome encodes these proteins:
- the LOC18777152 gene encoding HIPL1 protein, with amino-acid sequence MGGVLAIGFLLCNLLLLFDTSFSHPLCIDSRAPSTLSSPLKFCSYNETACCNSTEDLQIQKQFQTMNISNSGCASLLKSVLCARCDPFSGELFTVDSVPRPVPLLCNSTVSANSSQSIQEVNDFCSNIWDTCQNVSILNSPFAPSLQGQAGLPVKSNVSELTKLWQSKADFCNAFGGASSDGSVCFGGEPVTLNDSGTPIPPHGLCLEKIGNGSYLNMVAHPDGSNRAFFSSQQGKIWLATIPEEGSGTAMELDESSPFVDLTDEVHFDTAFGMMGMAFHPNFAQNGRFFASFNCDKEKWPGCTGRCSCNSDVNCDPSKIGSDNGAQPCQYQTVIAEYSANGTASQPSLATSAKPSEVRRIFTMGLPFTAHHGGQILFGPEDGYLYHMMGDGGGTGDPYNFSQNKKSLLGKIMRLDVDNVLSEAEIDKLVLWGNYSIPKDNPFSEDPELRPEIWALGLRNPWRCSFDSARPSYFICADVGQDLHEEVDVITKGGNYGWSFYEGPYVFTPPKSLGGNTSRKPTDPIFPIMGYNHSEVNKKEGSASITGGYIYRSETDPCMFGRYVYGDLYAGAIWAGSEDPENSGNFSSSKIPFSCGRDSPIACSSVPDSSLPALGYIFSFGEDNRKDIFILASSGVYRVVRPSRCNYTCSKENVTAVATPGPNGSPSSHATWLSSNPSKNVVLLFSSLVLLLLSFV; translated from the exons ATGGGTGGTGTTCTAGCCATTGGGTTTCTGCTTTGCAACTTGCTGCTGCTTTTTGATACTTCATTTTCACATCCTTTATGCATTGATTCAA GGGCACCTTCTACCCTGAGTAGCCCACTCAAATTTTGTTCTTACAATGAAACCGCTTGCTGCAACTCCACAGAAGATTTACAAATACAGAAACAATTCCAAACCATGAACATCTCCAATTCTGGCTGTGCTTCTCTCTTAAAATCAGTACTTTGTGCG AGGTGCGATCCATTTTCGGGTGAGCTTTTTACAGTTGATTCTGTGCCCCGGCCAGTTCCTCTACTTTGCAACTCCACTGTTTCAGCAAATTCATCCCAGTCTATCCAAGAAGTGAATGATTTTTGCTCTAACATATGGGACACATGCCAAAATGTGTCCATATTGAACTCTCCCTTTGCCCCTTCATTACAAGGCCAAGCTGGATTGCCTGTCAAGTCCAATGTTAGTGAGCTAACCAAACTCTGGCAATCGAAAGCCGATTTCTGCAATGCATTTGGTGGAGCCTCTAGTGATGGATCAGTATGTTTTGGTGGTGAACCTGTCACTCTAAATGATTCTGGAACTCCAATCCCCCCACATGGTTTGTGCCTcgagaaaattggaaatggaTCTTACCTCAATATGGTTGCTCATCCTGATGGCTCTAACCGCGCATTTTTCTCCAGTCAACAAGGCAAGATTTGGTTGGCAACTATTCCTGAAGAGGGATCAGGAACAGCAATGGAGCTTGATGAATCCAGTCCCTTTGTGGATCTAACTGatgaagttcattttgataCTGCATTTGGAATGATGGGTATGGCATTTCATCCCAACTTCGCGCAAAATGGCCGGTTCTTTGCTTCATTCAACTGTGATAAGGAGAAGTGGCCAGGATGCACAGGAAGATGTTCATGTAATTCAGATGTCAATTGTGATCCTTCAAAAATAGGTTCTGATAATGGTGCTCAACCGTGCCAATACCAAACTGTTATAGCAGAGTATTCTGCTAATGGTACAGCATCCCAGCCTTCCTTG gcAACAAGTGCCAAACCATCAGAAGTAAGAAGGATATTTACTATGGGCCTCCCCTTCACAGCTCATCATGGAGGACAGATACTCTTTGGACCGGAAGATGGGTACTTATACCACATGATGGGGGATGGTGGGGGTACAGGTGATCCATACAACTTCTCTCAAAACAAGAAATCCTTGCTTGGGAAGATTATGAGGCTTGATGTCGATAACGTACTAA GCGAGGCAGAAATTGATAAACTTGTTTTATGGGGAAACTACTCCATCCCCAAAGACAATCCATTCTCAGAAGATCCAGAATTGAGGCCAGAAATTTGGGCTTTAGGACTAAGAAATCCTTGGCGCTGCAGTTTCGATTCTGCTAGGCCTTCCTACTTTATATGCGCAGACGTTGGGCAG GATCTACATGAAGAGGTGGATGTTATCACCAAGGGTGGAAACTATGGCTGGAGTTTTTACGAGGGCCCATATGTTTTCACTCCTCCAAAGTCACTTGGTGGAAATACATCCAGAAAACCTACAGACCCCATTTTCCCTATAATGGGATACAACCATTCTGAAGTAAACAAGAAAGAAGGATCAGCATCTATAACCGGCGGCTATATCTACCGGTCTGAGACTGATCCATGCATGTTTGGAAG gtaCGTGTATGGAGACTTGTATGCTGGTGCCATATGGGCAGGCTCTGAGGACCCAGAAAACAGTGGCAACTTCAGCTCAAGCAAGATTCCTTTCAGCTGTGGACGCGACTCTCCGATAGCTTGCAGCTCTGTCCCGGACAGCAGCCTTCCAGCTCTAGGTTACATCTTCTCATTCGGGGAGGACAACCGAAAAGACATCTTCATTCTAGCCAGCAGTGGTGTTTACAGAGTTGTTCGTCCTAGCCGTTGCAACTACACTTGCTCCAAGGAAAATGTCACTGCTGTTGCAACCCCAGGACCTAATGGTTCACCTAGTTCCCATGCTACATGGTTATCAAGCAACCCATCCAAGAATGTAGTGCTCCTATTTTCTTCTCTAGTGTTGCTTCTCCTCAGTTTTGTCTAA
- the LOC18777145 gene encoding HIPL1 protein yields MQTGQPIKQDIPLKFCSYNGTICCNSTQDLELQKQFEALNVSDPACAALLKLTMCAICDQFSAQLFEIDSGPRKVPVLCNTTDLVKPHQSKVGDSIDFCTKLWDTCGHISILSSPFAPPMQGSVGMQYSSLPSKLTDQWRSRKDFCEEFGGSEDDVCFKDEPVSLSQEKASPPAGLCLEKIANGAYINLVPHPDGSNCAFVSNQQGKIWLATTPDEGSNGILWINESEPFLDIADEVLFDTEFGLMGMSFHPNFVRNGRFFLSFNCDKMKHPGCSGRCSCNTDVNCDPSKLPADSGVQPCQYHSVVAEFTANGTASEPSLATSANPSEVRRIFTMGLPYRGGHAGQILFGPADGFLYLMMGDGSNRDDPYNFAQNKKSLLGKILRLDIDTIPNAMEISEKGLWGNYSIPSDNPFVDVKDVKPEIWALGFRNPWRCSFDSERPSYFLCGDCGQDQYEEVDIVIKRGNYGWRFYEGSIPFQPTKSPGGTTSATSINPIFPVMGYSHSDIDKNVGSAASASITGGYFYRSMTDPCMHSTYLYMDLYADAVWAGTESPESSGNFSTAKMPFKCAHDSPIQCNIVPAGISNAEGS; encoded by the exons ATGCAAACAGGGCAACCTATAAAGCAAGACATTCCTCTGAAGTTCTGTTCTTACAACGGAACCATCTGCTGCAACTCCACTCAAGATTTGGAGTTGCAGAAACAATTTGAAGCACTAAACGTCTCTGATCCTGCATGTGCTGCTCTCCTGAAATTGACCATGTGTGCA ATATGTGATCAATTTTCTGCTCAgctatttgaaattgattcTGGGCCTAGAAAAGTTCCTGTTTTGTGCAACACCACTGATTTGGTGAAACCTCATCAGTCCAAAGTTGGAGATTCCATTGACTTCTGCACAAAATTGTGGGATACATGTGGACATATATCCATCTTGAGTTCTCCATTTGCTCCACCAATGCAAGGCAGCGTTGGGATGCAATATAGTTCGTTGCCTTCCAAACTGACTGATCAGTGGCGCTCAAGGAAAGACTTCTGTGAAGAATTTGGTGGGTCAGAAGATGATGTGTGTTTTAAAGATGAACCAGTTTCATTGAGTCAAGAAAAAGCTTCACCTCCAGCTGGTCTTTGCCTTGAGAAAATTGCAAATGGAGCTTATATCAATCTAGTTCCACATCCTGATGGTTCCAACTGCGCTTTCGTGTCTAACCAGCAAGGTAAGATATGGTTGGCAACTACACCTGATGAGGGATCAAATGGGATTTTGTGGATCAATGAATCTGAACCCTTTCTGGACATTGCTGATGAAGTGCTCTTTGACACTGAATTTGGTCTAATGGGTATGTCATTTCATCCAAACTTCGTGCGCAATGGCCGCTTCTTTCTGTCATTCAATTGTGACAAGATGAAGCATCCAGGCTGTTCAGGCAGATGTTCATGCAATACAGATGTGAATTGTGACCCCTCAAAGCTTCCGGCTGATAGTGGGGTGCAGCCATGCCAATATCATAGTGTTGTTGCAGAATTTACTGCCAATGGTACAGCGTCAGAGCCTTCCTTG GCAACAAGTGCAAATCCTTCAGAAGTGAGAAGGATATTCACAATGGGGCTTCCATACAGGGGAGGTCACGCCGGTCAGATTCTTTTTGGACCTGCAGATGGCTTTTTATACCTCATGATGGGAGACGGTTCAAATCGAGATGACCCTTACAATTTTGCACAGAACAAGAAatccttgcttggaaaaattCTGAGGCTTGACATAGATACCATACCAA ATGCAATGGAAATAAGTGAAAAAGGGCTATGGGGAAATTATTCTATACCAAGTGATAATCCATTTGTTGATGTCAAGGATGTGAAGCCTGAGATTTGGGCCTTGGGATTCAGAAATCCTTGGCGCTGTAGTTTTGATTCAGAAAGGCCCTCCTACTTTCTCTGTGGAGACTGTGGACAG GATCAATATGAAGAGGTTGATATAGTGATAAAGCGTGGAAATTATGGGTGGCGCTTTTATGAGGGCTCCATTCCTTTTCAGCCAACAAAGTCTCCAGGAGGAACAACATCTGCTACTTCCATAAACCCCATATTCCCTGTAATGGGATACAGCCACTCTGACATAGACAAGAATGTAGGATCTGCTGCATCAGCCTCCATCACAGGCGGCTACTTCTATCGATCGATGACTGATCCATGCATGCACA GCACGTATTTGTACATGGATTTGTATGCTGATGCTGTGTGGGCAGGCACTGAAAGCCCTGAAAGCAGTGGGAATTTTTCAACTGCAAAAATGCCTTTCAAATGTGCTCATGATTCTCCAATTCAATGTAACATTGTGCCAGCTGGAATTTCTAACgctgaaggaagttga